The following are encoded together in the Juglans microcarpa x Juglans regia isolate MS1-56 chromosome 2D, Jm3101_v1.0, whole genome shotgun sequence genome:
- the LOC121248788 gene encoding LEAF RUST 10 DISEASE-RESISTANCE LOCUS RECEPTOR-LIKE PROTEIN KINASE-like 2.1, whose protein sequence is MHPFSFPPLILFSVLLFSFFSLIASFPSDVSAVPFSSDCPQTFDCGDLKNISYPFTLRDDCGLPEFRLTCENDSPELAVESISYRILLLNQTEKTMTLARSDLWNKTCPHEFFNSTLNRNVFDYGKVNEDLTIFYGCSNLTQMPSTSNLFNCSIDGNPSSDAFFLVGPIPTDPILRFISCTVGVNVKILKKAVAELTNNRSMLREVLMEGFNVNYSTCANCLVSVSGGQCGFDSVSAQPICLCDNQPCPAQGIRAFFLDKIEVLLRNDH, encoded by the coding sequence ATGCACCCTTTCTCCTTCCCTCCGCTTATCCTCTTCTCCgtcctcctcttctctttcttctccctCATTGCTTCCTTTCCCTCCGATGTCTCTGCCGTCCCCTTCTCCTCCGACTGCCCCCAGACCTTTGACTGCGGGGACCTCAAGAACATCTCCTACCCCTTCACCCTCCGGGACGACTGTGGCCTTCCCGAGTTCCGTCTCACTTGCGAGAACGACTCGCCTGAGTTGGCCGTCGAGTCGATTAGTTACCGAATCCTCCTACTCAACCAGACCGAGAAAACTATGACCCTCGCCCGCTCTGACCTCTGGAACAAAACGTGCCCTCACGAATTCTTTAATTCCACTCTGAATCGCAATGTATTTGACTACGGTAAGGTCAATGAGGACCTCACCATCTTCTATGGTTGCTCCAATCTGACACAGATGCCTTCTACATCTAATCTATTCAATTGCAGCATCGATGGGAATCCGAGCAGCGACGCTTTTTTTCTCGTCGGTCCAATTCCGACCGACCCGATACTTAGATTTATTAGCTGCACCGTTGGTGTTAATGTGAAAATCCTCAAAAAGGCGGTGGCGGAGCTCACAAACAATCGGTCCATGCTTAGGGAGGTTTTGATGGAGGGTTTCAATGTGAACTATAGCACGTGTGCCAATTGTCTGGTTTCCGTTTCCGGTGGGCAATGTGGGTTTGATTCGGTTTCAGCCCAACCCATTTGCCTTTGTGACAATCAGCCGTGTCCCGCGCAAGGTATTCGAGCTTTTTTTCTTGACAAAATTGAGGTTTTGCTTCGAAATGATCATTGA
- the LOC121248071 gene encoding LEAF RUST 10 DISEASE-RESISTANCE LOCUS RECEPTOR-LIKE PROTEIN KINASE-like 2.1 yields the protein MIIAIPLFHFPSCLHANDNEQYGNCTERFDCASAKDIGYPFWGSNRPAYCGYPGFELDCSGDDPHINITFIKYRVLEVVEESRTLKVARADYWNMTCPPTIVNTTINFSIFSYPSSLVNLTLYYECSLPSSLPNLPNQLDQMAIRFSCPKNGSAGATNYYSNSIVDLLEACKYNVKVPVVTPAAPISLTEEALIEAIDGGFMLEWNASNSNCDGCQRSGGLCGFNTSTNVFACHCASGTFPFTCGSTTIAPGKFPLFISWLAVTLFKFLE from the coding sequence ATGATTATAGCCATACCCTTATTCCACTTCCCATCATGTTTGCACGCAAATGATAATGAGCAGTACGGCAATTGCACCGAACGATTTGACTGTGCGAGTGCTAAGGATATCGGATATCCTTTCTGGGGATCAAATCGGCCGGCCTATTGTGGCTACCCAGGTTTTGAGTTGGACTGCAGCGGTGATGACCCGCATATCAACATCACGTTCATCAAATACCGAGTCCTTGAAGTCGTTGAGGAGTCGCGGACTCTTAAGGTTGCTAGAGCGGATTACTGGAATATGACTTGTCCTCCTACGATTGTTAACACCACCATAAATTTCTCCATCTTTTCTTATCCTTCAAGTCTTGTGAACTTGACGCTCTACTATGAGTGTTCGTTACCTTCTTCCCTTCCTAATCTTCCAAACCAGCTTGATCAGATGGCTATACGGTTTAGCTGCCCCAAAAATGGTAGTGCCGGGGCTACCAACTACTATTCGAACTCGATTGTTGACTTATTGGAGGCGTGCAAGTACAACGTTAAAGTTCCAGTTGTGACACCAGCAGCACCTATAAGTTTAACTGAAGAGGCACTGATTGAAGCTATTGATGGGGGATTCATGTTGGAGTGGAATGCAAGTAATAGCAACTGCGATGGATGCCAAAGGTCCGGTGGGCTGTGTGGATTCAACACAAGCACCAATGTTTTTGCTTGCCACTGTGCAAGTGGGACTTTTCCGTTCACGTGCGGATCAACAACAATTGCACCAGGTAAGTTTCCATTATTCATTTCTTGGCTAGCTGTTACCTTGTTCAAATTTCTTGAATGA
- the LOC121248790 gene encoding LOW QUALITY PROTEIN: putative glutamine amidotransferase GAT1_2.1 (The sequence of the model RefSeq protein was modified relative to this genomic sequence to represent the inferred CDS: inserted 2 bases in 1 codon) — translation MASDLSVILPRVLIVSRRTVRKNKFVDFVGEYHLDLIVGYGAVPVIVPRVNGVHMLLESFEPIHGVLLCEGEDIDPSLYEDETSGLSPEEWEEIRGLHSSDTAVDKEKDTIELRLAKLCLERNIPYLGICRGSQVLNVACGGTLYQDIEKELSKKCPERPSVKHIDYDNYDGHRHVVKVVENTPLQHWFKDSLEDGRMEIMVNSYHHQGVKRLAQRFVPMAFAPDGLIEGFYDSDAYNPDEGKFIMGLQFHPERMRQHDSDKFDYPGCPFAYQEFVKAVVAYQKRLNSKTLVPKPLKLDQEMEKKRKVVMQSFSIARNIYTTGGGIPSWKESELEAGAEFLESNTTLSLQQENRLKQMGATVRNGGSYIERLKLNAEKEKLANNVMGKMTVEQLSDLXSFYHMLGQICSEVLERKLNGIVNDLGS, via the exons ATGGCCTCTGATCTATCTGTGATCCTCCCTCGCGTTCTCATCGTCTCTAGACGTACCGTTCGCAAAAACAAGTTCGTGGATTTTGTCG GTGAATATCATCTCGATCTCATTGTAGGCTATGGTGCAGTACCGGTCATTGTTCCTCGTGTGAACGGGGTTCATATGTTGTTGGAGAGCTTCGAGCCCATCCATGGTGTTCTTCTTTGTGAAGGAGAGGACATTGATCCGTCTCTATATGAAGATGAAACCTCTGGTCTTTCGCCAGAAGAATGGGAAGAAATCAGGGGGCTTCATTCGAGTGATACCGCTgttgataaagaaaaagatacGATCGAGTTGAGGCTCGCGAAGCTCTGCCTAGAAAGAAACATACCCTATCTGGGAATCTGCAGGGGTTCACAGGTATTAAATGTTGCATGTGGGGGTACCCTTTACCAAGACATAGAGAAAGAGCTATCAAAGAAGTGCCCAGAAAGGCCAAGTGTCAAGCACATTGATTATGATAATTATGATGGGCATAGGCATGTGGTTAAGGTGGTGGAGAATACCCCCTTGCAACATTGGTTCAAGGATTCTTTGGAGGATGGGAGAATGGAGATTATGGTGAATAGTTATCATCACCAAGGGGTTAAGAGATTGGCTCAGCGATTTGTGCCAATGGCATTTGCACCTGATGGTCTAATTGAAGGATTTTATGATTCGGACGCTTATAATCCTGATGAGGGTAAGTTTATTATGGGACTTCAATTTCATCCAGAGAGAATGAGGCAGCATGATTCGGACAAATTTGATTATCCAGGATGTCCATTTGCTTATCAG GAGTTTGTGAAGGCGGTTGTTGCTTATCAGAAAAGGCTTAACAGCAAAACATTAGTACCAAAACCGCTAAAGCTCGATcaagaaatggagaagaaaagaaaagttgtTATGCAGAGTTTCTCGATTGCAAGAAATATTTACACAACTGGAGGTGGGATTCCTTCCTGGAAAGAATCTGAACTAGAAGCTGGAGCAGAATTTCTTGAG TCAAACACAACTTTGAGCTTGCAACAAGAGAATAGGCTGAAGCAGATGGGTGCAACAGTGAGGAATGGAGGGTCCTACATAGAGAGATTGAAGTTGAATGCGGAGAAAGAGAAGTTAGCAAATAATGTGATGGGAAAAATGACAGTGGAGCAGCTGTCTGATCT GTCTTTCTACCACATGTTGGGGCAGATATGTTCAGAAGTACTCGAAAGAAAGCTAAATGGCATTGTCAATGACCTTGGTTcttga